DNA from Gemmatimonadaceae bacterium:
TGCCATGGGCGATACGTACCTCGAGTTTCGCATGGCGACCGGCTTCTCGATCCTCTGCGGGCTCGACTCCTCGCGCACGCTGCTCGTGTTTCCGTCTCGCTCATCGTCCGCAGCCAATCTCACCTCGTGGATCTCGGCGCCCGAGGCAGGTGACACCGTCCTCGTGTTCACTGCGCACGCCGATGCTGATTCCGCGCGCTGGGATGCGTACGCCATGGCATCAGCACCGACGTCGGGGCGTGGCTGTTCCGCCGATTTCAGACCGCCGGACGCCATCGCCTCAACCGTGTCCGTTCGCCTAACGAGTCCCGTGCCTCAGGGCGCTGGGCCTGGTGCCGCGCTGCGCTTCATTCGACGCGCTCGGTACGAGCTGTACAAGTCCGCGGACGGCGGCTGGTATCTCGGCTTTCGCGACTGTCTCGCTACGCGTGCGACGCCATGCGCCATCGTGCAGCCCGTGAGTGGCCCGTATGCGGCTGGCGGCATGCGCTTCGTCTTTCGAGACAGCGCGGACGTGCCAACCGCCGATCCGAGTCGCGTCACACGCATCGATGTCATCATGCGGGCCGCCAGTGCCGCGCGTTTGCATCTCCCGGGCATCCGGCCGGGGGTATTCGTCGATTCAGTGATATTCACCATTCGACCTCGCCGCTAATGCAAGATTGCCTTTACCCGCATGCACGGCGCAGCCGGCGCGGCGCTACGCTCATTCTGGTCTTGATACTGCTGGCCGTGCTGGGTGCACTCGCGGCCGGATCCTTCGTCGCGGCGCTGCACGAGGAACGCATCGAGAGCGCCGCGCTCGTACGCGCGAGCGCGTTCGCGGCAGCCGAACACGCGGCGTACACGGCGATTGCACCGCTACAGTGGCGCGCCGCGTGGGCGAATCAGCCTCCAGTTAGGCAGGTCGCTTCGCTCAGCGAGCGCTTGCCTGGAAGCGCTGCTGCGACGACAGGGATCTGGATGCTCACACCGTCGAGTGCGCTGATCCTCGCCGATGGCACTGCCGGTCTTCCGCCGCGTGCCGCGCATCGCCGCGTGGCATTGCTCGTGTCGTTTCACCGTCCCGTCATGCCCGCGGCCGCTGCCGTTGCCGAGAACGGCCTCTCCCTGCACGGCGGTTCGTCAATCGGTGGAGGAGGCGCCGGCCTTCTGGAGGATTGCCTAACGCCTGACTCCGATGTCGCCGCCGTGAGCGTCCCCGACCAGGTGCCGATCGACACCGGTGAATGCACGCCGGAAGGCTGCCTTCGCGCCACTCGGGTCGTCCGCGATACTGTTCTCGCGCTTCGGCCAGAAACGCTGGAGCAGTTCGGTCAGGTGGACCGCTCATTTCTTGCCAGCGTTGGGCGCCGACTGGCGCCCGGTATCACTCTGTCTCCGGCGCCTGTCGTCGATGCTGAAAACGCCTGCGATCCTAACGCTGACGCAAACCTGGGCGACCCGCTGCGCGTACTCGGACTCGAATCGCCGTGCGGCTCCTACTTCCCGGTCATCCACGCCACTGGCGATCTGACGCTTTCCGGCGGAGCAGGGCAGGGGATGCTGGTCGTTGATGGAAATCTCACTCTCATTGCAGGCGCACGATTTACGGGCGTGCTGCTCGTGCGGGGGGCGGCGCGGCTCGAGGCCAACTCCCGCCTCACGGGGATCGTGGTCGCCGATCGTCTATCGCTCACCGATGCGTCCGCGATCACGTACTCCGCATGCGCGGTCGAGAGCGCGTCGCATTCCGGTGCGCGTCCGTTTCCAGAAACGACCAGCTCCTGGACCGAGATGTTCTGACGTTTCGAGCGATCTTCCCGCTCGATCGCTACGACGTGTTTCAGTGGCGGTTCAGAAGTTACCTCCGCCCCATCGGGTCGTGTGACTGGTACCCAAGCGGACCGCATCCGCAATGGTGCGCACGCCCGTACCGCGAAGTCGATATCGCCACTCTTGTATCACGCGCGCTCACTCCATTCAACGCACGATCTCCCATGGGTCTCTTCAGTCGCAAGAAGACGTCGATCGGCCTCGACATCGGTTCCGGTCTCGTGAAGGTCGCCGTCATTGAACACGGCAAAGGCGAGCCCGAGCTGACGAAGGTCGCGATCGCTCCACTCCTCGCAGACGCGATTGTCGAAGGCGAGGTGATGGATCCAGGCATCGTTGCCGAGGCGGCGCGCAATGCGCTCTCCGCGGCCGGCATCAGCGGCCGCCCCGTGATTACGGCAGTCGGTGGCCGCGACGTGATCATCAAGAAGATCCAGATCGATCGTGTCAAAGAGCAGCAAGCGCGCGAGTTGATCCGGTGGGAAGCCGAGCAGCACGTGCCGTTCGATATGGAATCGGTCGAGCTCGACTTCCAGATCCTCGACCCGGACGCCGAAGGCCTGGAGATGAACGTCCTCCTCGTCGCCGCCAAGCGCGATCTGATCGAAAACAAGCTCCGCCTCCTAACGGACGCCGAGGTCGCGCCGAGCGTCGTCGATGTGGACGCATTCGCGCTGCACAACGCGTTCGAGGTGAATTATCCCGAAGCGATGAGCGGCGTCGTCTGCCTGGTGAACATCGGGCACGAGGTCACCAACATCAACATCATGGAAGACGGCGTGCCGCTGCTCACCCGCGACATCGCCGTCGGCACGCGCCGGTTCCGTGAGGATCTGCAGCGTGAGCGCGGCTTGAGCGCGGAAGAGGCGGACGGCCTGCTCCAGGGGTACGACCGCTCACCGCACCTCCAAGCAGTCACCGAGACGCGCGGCGAAGAGATCGCGACTGGTATCGAGCGCGCGGCTGCCTTCCTCGCGAGCTCGTCGCGCGTGACCAACAAACTGCGCGCCGCCTATACGAGCGGCGGCGGCTCGCGCGTTCCAGGCCTAACGGACGCCCTCGCGACCCGTCTGCGCATTCCGGTGGAGCAAGCCAACCCACTGCAGCGCTTGCGAGTACGTGACGGTGCTTTTGATTCGCTCGTCATCGACGATGTTGCTCCGCTCCTCATGCTCCCCATCGGGCTGGCGCTGCGCCAGGTCGCCTGATCTTCTCGCGAAGGCCGCGTAATGATCCAAATCAATCTCAATCCGGGTAGCGCGAAGAAGTCGCGCAGCCGCGGTGCCGGCGTGAACTTCGCCGGCGTTGCTGCCGGAGCGATTTCGCGAGTCAAAGATCCGTACCTGCTCGCCGCCGCCGGATCCGCCCTCTTCGCCGCGGCGATGGTGGGCCTCATGTACGTGCATCAGAACAGTCGCGCGTCCGATCTCGATGCCCAGCTGCAGACAGCGCAGCAGGATTCCATTCGATTCACGGCCGTCATCGTGCAGAAGCGCAAGGCCGAGACGCAGCGTGACTCGGTGGTCCGCCAGGTCGATCTGATCAAATCGTTCGACAACAAGCGCTACGTCTGGCCGCATCTCATGGATGAGATAAGCCGCGCGCTTCCACCGGAAACCTGGCTGACGTCGGTTGTGCAGAGCAACAACAGCTCGGCGGCGCAGCAGGATGAAGCGCCTCCGCCAACGGCCAAAGGCAAGAAGGCGGCAACGCCCAAGGGGCCGCCGCCGGTCGACACAACGAGTGTCCCGGTCGTCAAGGCGCACATCGTGGGTCAGACCGTCGACATTCAGGCCCTCACGCGATTCATGAAGCTCCTCGAGGCGTCGCCGTTCATACAGAACGTCACGCTCATCAAGTCATCGATTGTCATCGCCGATGGAAAGGAAGTCACCGAATTCCAGTTGGACGTCTCGTACCAGGCGCCCGATCCCTCTGCGATTAAGACCGTTCCTGTCTCGCTCTCGGTGAGGTAAGCGATGCCTGGGATGCCTAAAGGACAGCGGGAGCAATCGCTCGTGCTCGTCTGCGTGCTCGCGATCGCCGCGATCGGTCTCTACTGGTACATGGTCTACTCGCCGCGGTCGGATGCGCTCACGAAGCAGCAAACGCACATCGAGGCGCTCACCGCCATGAACCAGCGCGCCAAGTCCGAGATGAGCAAGGGCAACTTGAGCGAGCTGCGTGCCCAACTGGCCACGTATCAACAGAACCTGTCGCTCATTCGAACGCTCGTGCCCGCCGGAAACGAAGTGCCGGCGCTGCTCGAGCAGGTCTCGACCGCTGCACGGCACGCAGGGCTCGACCTTGCTTCCGTCGATCCGCAGCCGGTGCAGGAAGGCAGCAACTACGACACGTACCGCTACGGCATGGCGATGGTGGGCGGATATCACCAGCTCGCCGAGTTCTTCGCGAACGTCGGATCGCTCCAGCGTATCGTGCTGCCGGTGAATGTCCAGTTGACGCTCTCCACGAACACCAATGCGAAGGCCGCGCACACGGACCCGAACGCTGCGGTCATCGAAGCGCGCTTCCAGCTGCAGACGTTCGTGACGCACAATCCCGCGGAAGACGCGGACGATCAGCCTCCCCCGAAGAAGGGGGCGAAATCATGACGATGAGCAAACTCGCGCTCGCCCCGCTGGCGTCGGTGTGCATGTGCCTCGCCACGGCGTCGTTAGGCGCACAGCAGATTCCGGGCACCGCCGCGAAGAACGCAGCGCGCCGCGTCGTCGCGGCGACCAACGCCCACATCGATGCGATGCAGAACACGGACGGCCCGGCGCCTAAACGGCCGGCCGCGACCTCGACGCGCGCCGCGGACGCGACGCACAATCGGGCGCCGTCCGACCGGTCGACTGGTGGTGCCGCCCCTGCCGCGGCGTCGGCGCCGACGCACGGTCGCGCGGCGGCCGATCACGCGGCCCACGCCGCGGCAAAGGGCCGCGACACGGTGACCATCGGCGCACAAGGCCCGAGCGGAGACGGAACCACGTCGATCTCCGAACGCGGCGGCAAGAACGAAATCGCGCTCACGCGCGAAGTCTTCTCCTACAACGCCGACGGGCGGCGGGATCCATTCGTGTCGCTCATCGAGTCCGGAGAGCTCAGACCGATGGTGTCCGACCTCAGACTCGTCGTCGTGATCTACGATCCCGCTGGTCGATCCGTTGCCATTCTGCGCGACGTGTCGACGAAGGAGCAGTACCGCGTCAAGACGGGGCAGACGTTAGGCCGCATGCGCGTGGCGCGCATCGACGCCAAATCTGTCACGTTCACCCTGGAAGAATTCGGATACAGCCGGCAAGAAACGCTGGCGCTCAACGATTCCACGAGAGCGAGGTCGCAATGAGGCGGGTCTGTGCGCTGATCGGAATGACGTTCGCCGCGCTTGCAGCGCAGGCGTCCGTCGCCCGCGCCGCGACGGTCGGTAAGTTAGGCGGCGGTGAGGTGACGTCTCTCAGCGTCGTCCCGGCAGCCGGGCGCGCTGAAGTCGTCGTCGCCGTCGACGGATCCGTCGACATCGATGACTTTTCCCTGGCCAGTCCGCCCCGCATCGTCCTCGACCTGCGCGGCGCCAAGCTCGCCAATGCCGGCCGCATGTACGATCGCGTCGCCCGCGGCGGCATCACCAATGTGCGCGTGGCCCAGTATCGCGACAACATCGTCCGGCTGGTGATCGACCTCGACGGGCAGCATAGCTACACCGTCAACCGCACCTTGAACGAAGTGCACGTCGTGCTCGATCCGGACGCCGCGACCAAGACATCGTTCACCGCGTGGCGCGCGACGGCCGGCGGCGGCGATGCCTTCACTGCCGCCCAAGCACGTCAGGACGATCAATCGACCGATTCTCCTCGGCATACGGTGGTCAATCTCATGTCGCACGACCGGGCGGCCGCCGCGTCTTCGCAGCCGCGCATCACGATCAGCTATCAGGACTCCGATATCAAAGACGTGATCGCCGGTTTCGCCGTTTTCTCCGGCCGAACGATCGTCGCCGGCAAGGGTGTCACCGGAACCGTCTCTGCGGAAATCCGCGACCAGCCCTGGGATGTCGCCTTACGCGCCATCCTTGCATCGCAAGGGTACGCCGCCAAGGAAGACGCCGACGGCATCATCTCCGTCGACAGCTACGAGAACATCGCCAAGCAGCAGGCGACCGAGCCCCTGCAAACCCGCATCATCTCGGTCAACTACGCACGCGCCAGCTCCTTGGTCTCGACGGTCAAGTCGCTCCTGTCCAAGGATTGCCCTCCGAGCGCCGCCGGAGCGAACGGCGCCACGAACACCAGCGAGTGCAAGAGCCGCGGCGATGTCAGCGCCGACTCGGGCACGAACCGGCTGCTCGTGACCGACGTACCGTCGCGTCTCGAGGAGATCGCCAGCTACATCAAAGACCTCGACATCCGCACGCCGCAGGTCTCCATCAAGACTAAGATCATTCTCGTCGATCGCACGAACATCCAAGACATCGGCGTGAGCTACGATCTGGGCGACAACGGCACCTTCTTCAACAAGCTGGTGCAGCGCACGGATCCGAGCACGTTCAAGCCGGTCGACTCGAACGGTGACGGCGTTCCCGACGCCGTCGTCGGCACGCCTTTCCCGTCGAACACGCAGGTGATCAACATCGGCGGCAACTCGCTCGCCGCGGTGGCGAACGCCACGCAGCGTGTCGTCGACCCGGCGCTGTCGCTGATCTTCTCCACTGCGTTAGGCAAATTTAACCTCACCGCGTTCCTCGACGGGCTGCAGGAAGTGCGTCTGTCCGACGTCGAGGCCGAGCCGAGCATCGTCACGCTCGACAACCGGGAAGCGCAGATCCTGAACGGTGAAGAAACCCCGATTCGTATTGTCGATCTGGGGTCGCTCAGCCAGGGGACGGGCAACACGGCGCCGCGCGCCACGGTGACGTTCAAGGAGACCGGTATCATCCTCAAGGTGACGCCGCATATCACGAACAACCGCAAAATCCTCATGACCCTGCACGCCGAGCGGTCGCAGCTCCAGCCGGCGGCGTCCGACCTCGGCTACACGTTCCTCAAGCAGAGCGCGGACAACGAATTGCTGGTCGGTGATGGCGAAACCGCGGTCATCGGTGGCCTAACGACAACGCAGGTGCAGCAGTCCAAGTCCGGCATTCCGCTCCTGGTCGATCTCCCGTTCATCGGCAAGCTGTTCGGTGAGACCCGGACCCAGGAAGACAAAACCGATCTTCTGATTCTCGTCACACCCCACATTGTCGACGACGGTGACGCCATCGGCGCCCCCGGCGGCGACCGCTGAACCGAGAGCGACCTATGACGCGGAACCTGGCGCGCCTGGCGCGCATTTCTGACCACGCGCGCGCCGGTACGCCGGCGCACGCGGGCCGCCTCGCCGGCGGTGTGATTGCGTTGGCCGCGATCGTGTTCGCCGCGGCGTGCGTCGAAGGCAATGGCCCCGGTGGCGGCGTCATCGCCGACTCCGTTCCACCGGTCGTCACCGTCACGGCGGCAGCGCCGTCGTCCGATTCCGTCGTCGCGTTCAATGTGGTCGCGACCGACAACCTCGGTCTTCTCGACGTGCATGTCAGCGTTGCCGGTCCCGGCATCAGCGGCGCCTTCGATACGACATTCAACACGGCGGTCACCAATGTGACGCTGCCGTATACCGTGCCGGTTCCGTCAACGGTGCCCCCGGGCACGACGGTGACCGTCATCGCATCGGCCATCGATGGCGCACACAATGTTTCGAAACCCGACACGGTATTCCTCGGCACGGGCAACCAGTCGCCGTCGGTTGCGCTCATCACCAATCCCAAATCGACGGACACCGCCGTCGTCGGCTTTACGATGGCCGTATCGCTGAGCGGCAAGAGCCCGAGCTTGGTGAAGGCGCTCGGCTTCATCGCGAGCGGCGTGTTCGCCACGCCGGTCACCGACTCCGTGCTCTTCAACTCGCCGCTCAAGGACTCCGTCGGCGTCGACACCTCCGTTAGTCTCGTCGGTGCGTCCACTGGAACACTCACCCTCACGCCGTTCCTGCTGGATTCGCTCAAGCGGCGCGTCCTCGGTGTGCCCGTGAACGTCGTTGTGTCCAATTCGGCCTCAGGCAACACGATTCCGGTCGTCGACTTCGGCATCACGCCGCGTATCGAAGTGACCGACACGATGCACGTCAGCGCGCACGATCGCGGCGGAATTCGCTGGCTCGGCTACGAAGTGCGAAATCTCCCGAGCGATCCGAATACGTTCTTCGCCGCGGACTCCTTCCAGGTGTCGGGCAGCGTGAGTTCCGCGTTGCACACGTTCAACCTGGCGCTCAACATCACGACGTTCCCGAAGCAGGTACAGGTCTTTGGATTTGCGCGCAACAACACCGGCACGCGCGCGTACGCGCTGCTCGCCGACAACGTTACGCAGCGCGGCGACACCGTCACCGTCGTCGCCGGCCTGACGCGCAACCTTCCGTTGGGCGGCGTCATCGCCGACGCGTTGTTCCACAAGCCAACGAATCGATTGTACCTCAGCAATATCGAGAAGAACGAGCTCGAAGTCTTTGACCTCACCGACTCCTCGTTCCAGGCGCCGATCCCCGTCGGATCGCGCCCGTGGGGCCTCGCCGCCTGGCCGGCGAACCGCGATGGCACGATGGGCGACACCATTCTCGTTGCCAATTCCGGCGGCACGAACATCAGCTACGTCAACGTGCAAGGCAATGCGGACCAGGAAGTCTTCCGGTATCCGCTCCCTGAGATCGACGTCTTCACGGTCACGTCGCAGACGTCGTCGACGACAGGGCAAATCATCGAAAACAAAACGCAGCACAACTTCAGTGAACGCCCGCAGTTCCTCGCCGCGACGTGCTTGGGCCCGGTCTCGGGTGTCGCGCCGTGCGGTGACGTCGTGCTCCTCTACTCCACGACGCCGACCGCCGGACAGTCGCTGCCTTTCCAGAACCAGGGCACCGTTCGCTGGGAGAACCTGACGAAGAATACGTCGCACTTCTTCTTCGAGCAGGCGATGGGACAGTCACTGGGCCGGAGCGACACACTGGAAATCGATCGGCATCCGGCACAAGGTGTCGGCGCCGACACCGTTCTCGTGCCGTTCCGCCAATTCGGTGCGCCGACGGACACGATCGGCTACTCCATCGTCGTGCAGATCGGCCAACTCGCCTTCCGCGACACCACCTTCGTCCGAAACTCCGGCAACTTCCGGCGGGCCGTGATCGGCGAAGGGGGCGCTGTGTTGGGCAGCCGCGCAATGATGTACGATGACAGCGCCGGCTTCCAAACGAGGTTCACCAACGCGTTAGGCACCTTCACGGCGCCCGTCCCGGCTGTGGACAACGGAATCTCGCCCGCGGTCGAAGTCACGGACTTCATCGCCAACTCGTTCGCGAGGATCGGAAGCGCCGCCATCAACTTCGACGGCGGCTTGGCAGCCATCCGCGGTGATTCGACGTACCTCATCGACCGCACACTCCGGCTTCAGGGCCTGCTTCAAACGTCCGGCGGAAACGCTGGGTTCGATTTCCAGCCCGATAACACCGGCATCGGTGGAAGCTCTTCGGCGCCTGGTACACGACTCAGCTTCGCAGCCTCGTCCTCACCGCAGATCGAGGTCTACGATACGTATCGCTTTAGTCGATGCATGATCTTACCCACGAGAGACCCGATCATCGGACCGATCAGGGCAGGGAAGGACGCTGCGGGCAATACCATCATTGTGGGTGCCACGCAATTCGGAGTCGTGATCGCCACCGTTTCTCAAGCGCAGCTGCTCGCGAACTGTCCGCAGAACTAAGAGGTAGCACGGACGTGTAGCTGCTCATTCCATTTGATTGCGCGAAAACGTGGAGGCGTGGTAGCATTCGGTGCTGCCACGCCTCCTTTTCGTCGGCGATTTTGCACGGTACGCGGTACCACGTGCCAAGCCGACGTTCCGTTATCCGCGCCACTCCAGTGCCCTTCCTTCGTTTCACCACCGCAGGCGAATCTCACGGGCCGGCACTCGTATGCATTCTCGAGGGCATGCCCGCTGGCCTTTCCATCTCTGCGGAAGAGATCAACGTCGATCTCGCACGCCGGCAGCAGGGCTACGGTCGCGGCCGACGGATGCAGATAGAGAAGGATGCGGTGGAGCTGCTCTCCGGTGTGCGCGCGGGTGCCACCATTGGCTCGCCGATCGCGATGCTTATCGCCAATCGCGACTGGAAGAACTGGCAGGAAATCATGGATTCGGCCGTGCGCGACGGCGATCCATCGCCGAGGAAGCGGGCGGTCACGCGACCGCGTCCGGGGCACGCCGACTTATCCGGTATGCTCAAGTACGAGCGGTCGGATGCGCGCGACATTCTCGAGCGCGCCTCAGCGCGCGAAACCACGGCGCGCGTCGCCGCGGGTGCAGTCTGCCGCGTTTTCTTGCGCGAGTTCGGCGTGCGCATTGCCAGCCACGTCGTGCATCTGGGCGGCATCGACGCACGTCGGCCGGATCCATTCCCAGATGATATCAACGCCGCGGCCGACCAATCTCCCGTGCGTACGCTCGATGGCGAAGCGGCGACTCGGATGGTCGAGCGCATCGATCAAGTCAAGCGCGAAGGCAATACGCTTGGCGGCATCTGCGAAGTTGTCTGCGACGGGCTGCCTGTCGGACTCGGCTCGCACGTTTCATGGGATCGGAAGCTCGACGGTCGGTTAGCCGGGGCGATGATGTCGATCCACGCGGTGAAGGCAGTCGAGATCGGTATCGGCTTCGAGGCCGCGCGTCGCACCGGCGCAGAATCGCATGACGAAATCGAGATGGCGCCGGCTCGAGAAGTGCCGCGGACGGGCAACGTTCGCCGCCTAACGAATCGCGCCGGTGGTTTGGAGGGAGGCATCACGAACGGTGAGCCGTTGGTCATTCGCGTCGGTATGAAGCCGATCAGCACGCTCATGCGCCCGCTGCAAACGATCGACGTCGCCACCGGCGAAGGCGCACAGGCCGTCGCCGAACGTTCGGATGTGACGGCTGTGCCGGCGATGGGTGTGATAGCAGAAGGGATGGCGGCGTTCGTGCTTGCCCAGGCATTTCTGGAGAAATTCGGCGGCGACTCGATGAGTGAAGTGCATCGCAGTTACGAGAGCTACGTCGCCAGCATCGGGTCACGCATCGGCGGAAAGGCGCCCGCGTGAGCGGCGACCGATTCGCCCGGCCCAACCGTAGTGACGCGTGACCGCCCACGTCATTCTGGTCGGCCTACCGGGTGCCGGCAAAACCTCGGTCGGCCGAATGCTGTCTCGCCGGTTGAACCGCCCGCTGCTCGACTTCGACGAGGAACTGGAGCGACGAACCGGTCTGAGCGTGCCGGATATCTTTCGCATCCATGGCGAAGCGCACTTTCGTCGCCTGGAATTGGACTTAACCCGGGAAGTTGCGGCGTTTCAGGGTGCCATTTTGGCACCGGGAGGTGGTTGGGCGACTATTCCGGGCGCGATGGCACTATTGCGTCCCCCGGCGCGTATGATTTACCTCCGGGTCGCGCCCGAAGTCGCAATACTAAGGATGGGCGCTGCTCGGAGCCGGCGCCCACTGTTGGATGCGCCGCAACCGCTCGAAGTGCTGCGCCACCTGGCTGAGCAGCGAGAGCAGGCGTACCTCCAGGCAGACGACGTTATAAGTACCGATCACATTGATGTTGAAGCACTTGCGGCTCAGATTGCTCGACTCGTCGACCCATCCAGCGGCTCTCGTGTATAGCTCGAAGCTGCTGGGGCCATCGGCGATTCAGGCGAAAATGATAGGATTCACCTCGCGGGATTTTGGCACGGTAA
Protein-coding regions in this window:
- the aroC gene encoding chorismate synthase, translated to MPFLRFTTAGESHGPALVCILEGMPAGLSISAEEINVDLARRQQGYGRGRRMQIEKDAVELLSGVRAGATIGSPIAMLIANRDWKNWQEIMDSAVRDGDPSPRKRAVTRPRPGHADLSGMLKYERSDARDILERASARETTARVAAGAVCRVFLREFGVRIASHVVHLGGIDARRPDPFPDDINAAADQSPVRTLDGEAATRMVERIDQVKREGNTLGGICEVVCDGLPVGLGSHVSWDRKLDGRLAGAMMSIHAVKAVEIGIGFEAARRTGAESHDEIEMAPAREVPRTGNVRRLTNRAGGLEGGITNGEPLVIRVGMKPISTLMRPLQTIDVATGEGAQAVAERSDVTAVPAMGVIAEGMAAFVLAQAFLEKFGGDSMSEVHRSYESYVASIGSRIGGKAPA
- a CDS encoding shikimate kinase; this translates as MTAHVILVGLPGAGKTSVGRMLSRRLNRPLLDFDEELERRTGLSVPDIFRIHGEAHFRRLELDLTREVAAFQGAILAPGGGWATIPGAMALLRPPARMIYLRVAPEVAILRMGAARSRRPLLDAPQPLEVLRHLAEQREQAYLQADDVISTDHIDVEALAAQIARLVDPSSGSRV
- the pilM gene encoding type IV pilus assembly protein PilM, giving the protein MGLFSRKKTSIGLDIGSGLVKVAVIEHGKGEPELTKVAIAPLLADAIVEGEVMDPGIVAEAARNALSAAGISGRPVITAVGGRDVIIKKIQIDRVKEQQARELIRWEAEQHVPFDMESVELDFQILDPDAEGLEMNVLLVAAKRDLIENKLRLLTDAEVAPSVVDVDAFALHNAFEVNYPEAMSGVVCLVNIGHEVTNINIMEDGVPLLTRDIAVGTRRFREDLQRERGLSAEEADGLLQGYDRSPHLQAVTETRGEEIATGIERAAAFLASSSRVTNKLRAAYTSGGGSRVPGLTDALATRLRIPVEQANPLQRLRVRDGAFDSLVIDDVAPLLMLPIGLALRQVA
- the pilO gene encoding type 4a pilus biogenesis protein PilO, whose translation is MPGMPKGQREQSLVLVCVLAIAAIGLYWYMVYSPRSDALTKQQTHIEALTAMNQRAKSEMSKGNLSELRAQLATYQQNLSLIRTLVPAGNEVPALLEQVSTAARHAGLDLASVDPQPVQEGSNYDTYRYGMAMVGGYHQLAEFFANVGSLQRIVLPVNVQLTLSTNTNAKAAHTDPNAAVIEARFQLQTFVTHNPAEDADDQPPPKKGAKS
- a CDS encoding PilN domain-containing protein; translated protein: MIQINLNPGSAKKSRSRGAGVNFAGVAAGAISRVKDPYLLAAAGSALFAAAMVGLMYVHQNSRASDLDAQLQTAQQDSIRFTAVIVQKRKAETQRDSVVRQVDLIKSFDNKRYVWPHLMDEISRALPPETWLTSVVQSNNSSAAQQDEAPPPTAKGKKAATPKGPPPVDTTSVPVVKAHIVGQTVDIQALTRFMKLLEASPFIQNVTLIKSSIVIADGKEVTEFQLDVSYQAPDPSAIKTVPVSLSVR
- a CDS encoding type II secretion system protein, giving the protein MPMTRGSLRGFTLIELLIGLVVAAIVGTTAISIAVRQEHLAFALGQIMETRRALREGADALRYDLRATAPPRGGIYAMGDTYLEFRMATGFSILCGLDSSRTLLVFPSRSSSAANLTSWISAPEAGDTVLVFTAHADADSARWDAYAMASAPTSGRGCSADFRPPDAIASTVSVRLTSPVPQGAGPGAALRFIRRARYELYKSADGGWYLGFRDCLATRATPCAIVQPVSGPYAAGGMRFVFRDSADVPTADPSRVTRIDVIMRAASAARLHLPGIRPGVFVDSVIFTIRPRR
- a CDS encoding AMIN domain-containing protein; amino-acid sequence: MRRVCALIGMTFAALAAQASVARAATVGKLGGGEVTSLSVVPAAGRAEVVVAVDGSVDIDDFSLASPPRIVLDLRGAKLANAGRMYDRVARGGITNVRVAQYRDNIVRLVIDLDGQHSYTVNRTLNEVHVVLDPDAATKTSFTAWRATAGGGDAFTAAQARQDDQSTDSPRHTVVNLMSHDRAAAASSQPRITISYQDSDIKDVIAGFAVFSGRTIVAGKGVTGTVSAEIRDQPWDVALRAILASQGYAAKEDADGIISVDSYENIAKQQATEPLQTRIISVNYARASSLVSTVKSLLSKDCPPSAAGANGATNTSECKSRGDVSADSGTNRLLVTDVPSRLEEIASYIKDLDIRTPQVSIKTKIILVDRTNIQDIGVSYDLGDNGTFFNKLVQRTDPSTFKPVDSNGDGVPDAVVGTPFPSNTQVINIGGNSLAAVANATQRVVDPALSLIFSTALGKFNLTAFLDGLQEVRLSDVEAEPSIVTLDNREAQILNGEETPIRIVDLGSLSQGTGNTAPRATVTFKETGIILKVTPHITNNRKILMTLHAERSQLQPAASDLGYTFLKQSADNELLVGDGETAVIGGLTTTQVQQSKSGIPLLVDLPFIGKLFGETRTQEDKTDLLILVTPHIVDDGDAIGAPGGDR
- a CDS encoding polymer-forming cytoskeletal protein; this encodes MQDCLYPHARRSRRGATLILVLILLAVLGALAAGSFVAALHEERIESAALVRASAFAAAEHAAYTAIAPLQWRAAWANQPPVRQVASLSERLPGSAAATTGIWMLTPSSALILADGTAGLPPRAAHRRVALLVSFHRPVMPAAAAVAENGLSLHGGSSIGGGGAGLLEDCLTPDSDVAAVSVPDQVPIDTGECTPEGCLRATRVVRDTVLALRPETLEQFGQVDRSFLASVGRRLAPGITLSPAPVVDAENACDPNADANLGDPLRVLGLESPCGSYFPVIHATGDLTLSGGAGQGMLVVDGNLTLIAGARFTGVLLVRGAARLEANSRLTGIVVADRLSLTDASAITYSACAVESASHSGARPFPETTSSWTEMF